A stretch of the Candidatus Zixiibacteriota bacterium genome encodes the following:
- a CDS encoding purine-nucleoside phosphorylase has product MQSIVELHRQLNEAVDYIKNKTNFRPKIGIILGTGLGSLVDGIDMIDTVEYDKIPHFPVSTVESHAGRLLFGNLKGKPVVCMQGRFHYYEGYSFQQIAFPIRVMKKLGIESLIVSNAAGGMNPNFKPGDIMLIKDHINFFPGNPLIGPNDDKMGDRFPDMYDLYYCGYQQLAKDVALSQGLPLQVGVYVGLTGPCLETAAEYRMFRGFGADAVGMSTVPEVIAAHHQKIKILAFSIITDMGLADNMHPCSLDDVIGAASRTEPKLRALIAGCVEKM; this is encoded by the coding sequence ATGCAATCGATAGTAGAGCTGCACCGGCAACTGAACGAAGCCGTTGATTACATAAAAAACAAAACAAACTTCCGGCCAAAAATCGGAATCATCCTCGGCACCGGACTGGGATCACTGGTCGATGGCATCGATATGATCGATACCGTCGAATACGACAAAATTCCCCACTTTCCCGTCTCCACCGTAGAATCGCACGCCGGAAGACTCCTATTCGGAAACCTCAAAGGCAAACCGGTGGTGTGCATGCAGGGACGTTTCCACTATTACGAAGGTTACTCCTTCCAACAGATTGCTTTTCCGATACGAGTTATGAAAAAACTCGGCATCGAGTCGCTGATCGTGTCCAATGCCGCCGGCGGCATGAACCCGAATTTCAAGCCGGGCGACATCATGCTCATCAAAGACCACATCAATTTCTTCCCCGGCAATCCCCTGATCGGCCCCAACGACGACAAAATGGGCGATCGCTTCCCGGATATGTATGACCTGTACTACTGCGGCTACCAGCAGCTGGCCAAGGATGTTGCCCTGTCACAGGGCCTGCCACTGCAGGTAGGTGTCTATGTGGGATTAACAGGTCCGTGCCTCGAAACCGCCGCCGAATACCGCATGTTTCGCGGGTTCGGGGCCGATGCTGTCGGTATGTCGACCGTCCCCGAAGTAATCGCCGCCCATCATCAGAAAATCAAAATTCTTGCGTTTTCGATTATCACCGACATGGGCCTGGCCGATAACATGCACCCCTGTTCGCTCGATGACGTGATCGGAGCCGCCTCGAGAACCGAGCCAAAACTCCGCGCCCTCATCGCCGGATGCGTCGAAAAGATGTAA
- a CDS encoding TraR/DksA C4-type zinc finger protein: MRKTELEKLRKILVEKRDALYEELSSMNAKLAQTIKDSTGDLSAYSYHMADQGTDAMEREMAFMLSSKSGRFLYHIEEAIRRIDRGDYGTCVACGRPIGFDRLKAVPHARLCIECKSAEEEKGPSRK, encoded by the coding sequence ATGAGAAAAACCGAGTTAGAAAAATTAAGAAAAATTCTGGTCGAAAAAAGAGATGCTCTTTACGAGGAACTCTCCTCGATGAACGCCAAACTCGCTCAGACCATCAAAGATTCGACCGGTGATCTCTCAGCCTACTCTTATCATATGGCTGACCAAGGAACAGACGCTATGGAGCGCGAAATGGCATTCATGCTCAGTTCCAAATCGGGACGGTTTCTGTATCATATCGAGGAGGCTATCAGACGTATTGATCGCGGAGACTATGGCACATGTGTCGCCTGCGGCCGACCAATAGGGTTCGATCGTTTGAAGGCCGTACCCCACGCCCGCCTGTGTATCGAGTGCAAATCAGCTGAAGAAGAAAAAGGCCCCTCGAGAAAATAG
- a CDS encoding GNAT family N-acetyltransferase has translation MNEIKKIPPRDIGKFIDIMADAYPGLPMSTEEDKRRIRERLALRSKDKRISYWAMYEGKEMLGALALYDYTMNLFGHKVLAGGGGSLAVGLIHKKEHVARDIMRFYFRHYRRQNAPFAVLWPFRPDFYKAMGCGLGPKGHVYKVKPPDLPTGGSKKHIRILGKSDMKALNDCYNRQVDRVTGMIEETLVHRKIRYELAKTVKYVGYENNGRIEGYILFSFERGKATNFVDNYIVVHELIYEHPEALLELMTFLRTQADQINRIIFHTNDDDFHYLLKDPRNDSGNLMQPVYHESHISGVGIMFRVLNTRQVFEILGDHDFGGQTVRLKLTATDSFLKENDGSLVIYFSDGKPEIKTKKSPHDVELKLDISDFSSLLMGAVGLKSLVKYGMAEVSGPEYIDLLHKLFATEQKPVCLTSF, from the coding sequence ATGAACGAAATCAAAAAAATTCCACCGAGAGATATCGGAAAATTCATCGATATCATGGCCGATGCCTACCCCGGCCTGCCCATGTCCACCGAAGAAGACAAAAGGCGCATCCGCGAAAGACTCGCCTTGCGAAGCAAGGACAAGCGTATATCGTACTGGGCGATGTACGAAGGCAAAGAGATGCTGGGCGCGCTGGCGCTCTATGACTACACCATGAACCTGTTCGGCCACAAAGTCCTCGCCGGGGGCGGCGGATCGCTGGCGGTAGGTCTTATTCACAAGAAAGAACACGTGGCCCGCGACATAATGCGTTTCTACTTCCGTCACTATCGCAGGCAAAACGCACCGTTTGCGGTCCTCTGGCCCTTCAGACCGGACTTCTATAAAGCTATGGGCTGCGGTCTCGGCCCCAAAGGCCACGTGTACAAAGTCAAGCCGCCAGACCTTCCCACCGGTGGCAGCAAAAAACATATCCGGATACTCGGCAAAAGCGACATGAAAGCTCTCAACGACTGTTACAACCGCCAGGTCGACCGGGTGACCGGCATGATAGAAGAAACCCTGGTTCATCGTAAAATACGCTACGAACTCGCCAAAACCGTTAAATATGTCGGCTATGAAAACAACGGTCGTATCGAGGGCTATATCCTGTTCAGTTTCGAGCGCGGCAAAGCAACCAACTTCGTAGACAACTACATCGTTGTTCACGAACTCATCTACGAACACCCCGAGGCGCTGCTCGAACTCATGACCTTCCTGCGCACCCAGGCCGACCAGATCAACCGAATCATCTTCCACACCAACGATGATGACTTCCATTACCTGCTGAAAGATCCGCGCAACGATAGCGGTAATCTCATGCAGCCGGTATATCACGAGAGTCACATCTCCGGCGTGGGTATCATGTTCAGAGTCCTCAACACCCGGCAGGTTTTTGAGATTCTGGGCGACCACGACTTCGGCGGCCAGACCGTCCGGCTCAAACTCACGGCTACGGATTCATTTCTCAAAGAAAACGATGGCAGCCTGGTGATATATTTCTCTGACGGCAAACCGGAGATCAAAACGAAAAAGTCGCCACACGATGTCGAGCTGAAGCTGGACATTTCGGACTTCTCGTCACTGCTCATGGGCGCGGTGGGCTTGAAATCGCTGGTCAAATATGGTATGGCCGAGGTTTCGGGGCCCGAATATATCGACCTGCTTCACAAACTGTTTGCCACCGAGCAGAAACCGGTCTGCCTGACGTCATTTTAG
- the pepF gene encoding oligoendopeptidase F, whose translation MTAPKSGPKDIPQRTDIEEKYTWRLADIYESDDIWQQHFKKAQQTAEKAKEFAGQLSTDPAIVFACLELRTELSKMISRLYQYAQLNRDIDSRVSKYQAMVEKAAMFAAEANAAFSFVEPELLKLTDEQLYRMADQFEKTDIYDFYIKELVRSRAHIRSEEVEELLSLAATVAKGPDNIFSLLDDADIKYPPIKDDKGDEIELTKQRFAKFMESSDPRVRRDASDAFHSAYKDHLNTIGATLSTEVNKNIFYARARKYKSSLESALDSNNIPTSVYTSLLDTTESNLEGLHKWTALRKKIMKLDEIAPYDMLCPLFAEKDYDIPYDQAVSQTLEALKPLGDKYHQKLQEAFTSRWVDVFETQGKASGAYSWGSHAVHPFVLMNYNNTVDNVFTLAHEMGHAMHSYLSNSTQPYPKAQYSIFVAEVASTLNENFLLQYLLSRAETKKEKLYLLNRHIDNTMGTYFHQVMYARFELAIHEHVESGQALSPESLTELWADLTKGYYGPALTLDEYSTYKWARIPHFYLTFYVYQYATSYAASQAIMDMIVRGEPGIMDRYLELLKSGGKDYPIELLKACGVDMTTPAPFEATLKLFAEQVDEVEKLTG comes from the coding sequence ATGACCGCACCCAAAAGCGGCCCCAAAGACATTCCGCAGCGCACCGACATCGAAGAAAAATACACCTGGCGCCTGGCTGACATCTACGAATCCGATGACATCTGGCAGCAACATTTCAAAAAAGCCCAGCAGACAGCAGAAAAGGCCAAAGAGTTCGCCGGTCAACTCAGCACCGACCCGGCCATAGTCTTCGCGTGTCTCGAACTCCGTACCGAGCTATCCAAGATGATCTCGAGGTTGTATCAATACGCCCAGCTCAATCGAGATATCGACAGCCGCGTTTCGAAATACCAGGCTATGGTCGAAAAAGCGGCCATGTTCGCCGCCGAAGCCAACGCTGCCTTTTCATTCGTGGAACCGGAACTGCTTAAGCTCACCGACGAACAACTCTACCGGATGGCTGACCAATTCGAAAAGACCGATATCTACGATTTCTATATTAAAGAGCTGGTCCGATCACGCGCCCATATCCGCTCCGAAGAAGTCGAGGAGCTCTTGTCTCTGGCCGCCACGGTCGCCAAGGGGCCGGATAATATCTTTTCCCTTCTCGACGATGCCGACATCAAGTACCCCCCGATCAAAGATGACAAGGGAGACGAGATCGAACTCACCAAACAGCGCTTCGCCAAATTCATGGAATCATCCGATCCGAGAGTGCGCCGCGACGCCAGCGATGCTTTCCACTCCGCTTATAAGGACCACCTCAACACCATCGGAGCGACCCTTTCCACCGAAGTGAACAAGAACATCTTCTACGCCCGCGCCCGTAAATACAAAAGCAGCCTGGAGAGCGCCCTTGACTCGAACAACATCCCGACTTCGGTCTACACATCGCTGCTCGACACCACCGAAAGCAATCTCGAAGGACTTCACAAATGGACAGCCCTTCGCAAAAAGATAATGAAGCTCGATGAAATCGCTCCCTATGATATGCTCTGCCCGCTCTTTGCCGAGAAAGATTACGATATCCCTTACGATCAGGCCGTAAGCCAGACTCTTGAAGCCCTAAAGCCGCTCGGTGACAAATATCACCAGAAGCTTCAGGAAGCGTTCACTTCGCGATGGGTCGATGTGTTTGAGACGCAGGGCAAAGCCAGCGGCGCCTATAGCTGGGGGAGTCACGCGGTGCATCCGTTCGTGCTGATGAACTACAACAACACTGTCGATAATGTGTTCACGCTGGCCCATGAAATGGGCCACGCCATGCACAGCTACCTGTCCAATTCAACCCAACCATATCCGAAAGCTCAGTATTCAATCTTCGTTGCCGAGGTAGCTTCCACCCTCAACGAGAACTTCCTGCTCCAATACTTGCTCAGCAGAGCCGAGACTAAGAAGGAAAAGCTCTACCTGCTCAACCGGCATATCGACAATACCATGGGGACATACTTCCACCAGGTCATGTACGCCCGTTTCGAACTGGCGATTCACGAGCACGTCGAGAGCGGCCAGGCTCTCTCACCAGAATCACTCACCGAACTCTGGGCCGACCTCACCAAGGGCTACTACGGTCCCGCCCTCACCCTCGACGAGTACTCCACCTACAAATGGGCCCGCATCCCGCACTTTTACCTGACTTTCTATGTCTATCAATATGCCACCTCCTACGCCGCCTCGCAGGCGATAATGGATATGATAGTCAGAGGTGAACCGGGCATCATGGATCGCTACCTGGAACTGCTGAAATCCGGCGGTAAGGACTATCCTATCGAGCTGTTGAAAGCCTGCGGGGTCGATATGACCACCCCGGCTCCTTTCGAGGCAACACTCAAGCTGTTTGCCGAGCAGGTCGATGAGGTAGAGAAACTGACCGGGTAG
- a CDS encoding DivIVA domain-containing protein — protein MDLSPNDIRNYEFPNQMRGYDKEEVDNLLEQVAQALEEARQQNLKLSMEVDSLKTQLAGLKEFEDTIKNAAIDARRNADSTVAHAKKEAAEILAKAKKEAAELIVAQDHKLEDLRKQLGNLEQTKKSYIAQLRNLINSHMDMVDEIATADVKRDIHGEAGSSRAENKYVEAEQEAVDEHQENGIEVEESTDVTRQNLETLASKPGEEAITTEEANAADNVIPCDEPEAFDEAKAEPDHAKAEPAVDPELAAALKKYHSDEDVEKSFGPVPPQGAIIETSRTAEDIPPGFIAKVSEAEIKAAKIKAKSIREAMDDTGKLDDEDSSSDLAPDAQDRPTEHNAIDMDKPTSDDVAKKDVSPDELAQALDSVVSKFEEEMEKAEKR, from the coding sequence ATGGATTTGTCACCGAATGACATTCGCAATTACGAATTCCCCAACCAGATGCGTGGCTACGACAAAGAGGAAGTTGACAATCTCCTCGAGCAGGTGGCTCAGGCACTGGAAGAAGCGAGACAGCAGAACCTCAAGCTGTCCATGGAAGTGGATTCGCTGAAGACTCAGCTGGCCGGACTGAAGGAATTTGAAGACACAATTAAGAACGCGGCTATTGATGCCCGGCGCAACGCTGACTCGACCGTCGCCCACGCCAAGAAAGAAGCTGCAGAAATTCTGGCCAAGGCGAAAAAAGAAGCCGCTGAATTGATAGTGGCCCAGGACCACAAACTCGAAGACCTCAGAAAACAACTCGGTAATCTCGAACAAACCAAAAAATCCTACATCGCCCAGCTGCGCAACCTGATAAACTCTCACATGGACATGGTCGATGAAATCGCCACCGCCGATGTCAAGAGAGACATCCACGGCGAGGCTGGTTCTTCACGCGCCGAAAACAAGTATGTTGAGGCCGAGCAGGAAGCAGTCGATGAACATCAGGAGAACGGCATCGAGGTAGAAGAGTCAACCGATGTTACCCGGCAAAATCTCGAGACCCTCGCCAGCAAACCGGGCGAAGAAGCTATAACTACCGAAGAAGCCAATGCGGCCGACAATGTAATCCCCTGCGATGAGCCGGAAGCGTTCGACGAAGCTAAAGCGGAACCGGACCATGCCAAGGCTGAACCGGCGGTGGACCCGGAACTGGCCGCTGCCCTGAAAAAGTATCACTCCGACGAAGATGTCGAGAAGTCTTTCGGCCCTGTCCCCCCTCAGGGAGCGATAATCGAAACCAGCAGAACAGCCGAAGATATTCCTCCCGGATTTATCGCCAAGGTCTCCGAGGCCGAGATCAAGGCAGCGAAGATCAAGGCCAAATCCATCCGGGAAGCAATGGACGACACCGGCAAGCTCGATGATGAAGATAGTAGTTCCGATTTGGCGCCCGATGCTCAGGATCGCCCGACCGAACACAATGCCATCGACATGGATAAGCCCACGTCGGATGATGTGGCCAAAAAAGATGTCTCCCCCGATGAACTGGCCCAGGCCCTCGACAGTGTCGTGAGCAAGTTCGAAGAGGAAATGGAAAAGGCCGAGAAGCGCTGA
- the lspA gene encoding signal peptidase II encodes MRKLLLPAVAIVVAAIVDQFTKMMALAYLADRPPVKVLGDFFQLTLVYNEGGAMGTNFGSPTYYLLSSILILIFLLYYIYSHREKYYITTALGLIAGGAIGNIIDRIRFGRVVDFLDFDFFDINLFGYNLERWWTFNIADAVISCSIVYLLIKIFFFTHPQPHPADTPKNHSFPSL; translated from the coding sequence TTGAGAAAGTTACTTTTACCCGCCGTCGCCATCGTCGTCGCCGCCATCGTCGACCAGTTCACCAAAATGATGGCTCTCGCTTATCTCGCGGATCGTCCACCGGTCAAAGTCCTTGGCGATTTTTTCCAACTTACCCTGGTATACAATGAGGGCGGCGCTATGGGAACCAACTTCGGATCCCCCACCTATTACCTCCTTTCATCCATCCTGATTCTCATCTTCTTGCTATACTATATATACTCACATCGCGAAAAATATTATATTACCACCGCTCTGGGACTTATCGCCGGTGGCGCGATTGGAAATATCATCGATCGGATACGCTTCGGAAGGGTTGTCGACTTTCTGGATTTCGATTTCTTCGATATAAATCTGTTCGGCTATAACCTCGAGCGTTGGTGGACTTTTAATATTGCCGATGCAGTCATAAGCTGCTCAATCGTATACCTGCTTATCAAAATATTCTTTTTCACCCACCCACAGCCGCACCCCGCCGACACTCCCAAAAATCACTCTTTTCCCTCTCTATAG
- the ileS gene encoding isoleucine--tRNA ligase: MKFDPLKDNFSLPKAEEQVLKFWDDNNVFHRANEMAKDRPHFVFYEGPPTANGRPGIHHVISRTVKDLICRYKAMKGFRVDRKAGWDTHGLPVEIEVEKQLKLTSKAQVVEYGIKEFNQKCRESVFKYLDEWNLITRRIGYWLDLDDAYVTLKNQYIETVWWILKNFFDRDLIYKGYKTLPYCPRCGTGLSSHEVAQGYELVKDPSLYVKVKAADGDFSYLVWTTTPWTLPSNAALCMKADADYVMVEFQGEKLVLAEALVYHTFGGDAEVTVMNRFKGKDFFKRKYIPLFDTFKEDADKAFYVITGDFVTLEDGTGIVHIAPGFGADDYEVGKQHGLPVFQAIHANGMFKDFAKPYNGMFIKDADPIIIKDLKTAGRLFKKELYEHNYPFCWRCDSPLIYIAQPSWYLKTTRFKDQLIKNNNDINWHPDDIRTGRMLNWLENNVDWSLSRERFWGTPIPIWICEDPKCGKQRAVGSIEQLRKEAVSLPDEIDLHKPMMDEVRLTCECGGKMNRIPEVVDVWFDSGAMPYAQWHYPFENKEEFEKKYPADFISEAVDQTRGWFYSLLAISTLLFDKAPFKNVVVLEFILDIEGKKMSKHKGNVIDPFVTVDNYGADPVRWYLVSTSNPWLPTKFGLEGLGEVVRKYFDTFRNTYSFFAIYANIDRIVERADADGMTIDAFLEEKAGEPERFDRWIISKYNSLVKEVTESFDSYEITRPVRAIQHFVIEELSNWYVRNSRRRFWAEEDDPSKMRAYLTLYRVLVGVCRLSAPVAPFMAEIIWKELMGASREKFGIPLSVHMDDYPVADESLIDTELEQTMDIVEKIVSLGRAARSRKNLKVRQPLAQLMINPPKWVPSQRLQEFVDIIKSELNIKQVFMADNLDKLVTYSAKLNFKTAGPKLGPHAKQAAAFVSGLESDQVKQFAETKTLTFQADPEKIVLSDEEVEVIKTENEGYAVESEGQLTVALDIHMTDELIDEGFAREIVNKVQNMRKTSGYEVTDRIDIKINSNDQLADAVRKYEDFIKRETLADRISFISEKAFDGSTEWNINGVKAAIATIRKKPAEG, translated from the coding sequence ATGAAATTCGACCCACTTAAAGATAATTTCTCGCTGCCAAAGGCCGAAGAGCAAGTTCTGAAATTCTGGGACGACAACAACGTCTTCCACAGGGCTAATGAAATGGCCAAAGACCGGCCGCATTTTGTATTCTACGAAGGCCCTCCAACGGCGAACGGCCGGCCCGGCATTCATCACGTTATCTCGCGTACTGTCAAAGACTTAATCTGCCGCTACAAAGCCATGAAAGGCTTCCGGGTGGACCGCAAAGCAGGGTGGGATACCCACGGGCTGCCGGTCGAAATCGAGGTCGAAAAACAGCTCAAACTGACCAGCAAAGCCCAGGTGGTCGAATATGGCATTAAAGAATTCAACCAGAAATGCCGCGAATCGGTTTTCAAGTATCTCGATGAGTGGAACCTGATAACCCGGCGCATCGGCTACTGGCTCGACTTGGACGACGCCTACGTCACTCTGAAAAACCAATACATCGAAACCGTCTGGTGGATACTCAAGAACTTCTTCGATCGCGACCTCATTTACAAAGGCTACAAGACTCTTCCCTATTGCCCGCGTTGCGGCACCGGACTTTCATCACACGAGGTAGCTCAGGGGTATGAACTGGTCAAGGACCCATCGCTCTACGTAAAAGTGAAAGCGGCCGATGGTGACTTCTCTTATTTGGTATGGACCACCACCCCGTGGACGCTCCCATCAAACGCCGCCCTGTGCATGAAAGCTGATGCCGACTATGTTATGGTCGAATTCCAAGGGGAAAAACTCGTTCTGGCCGAAGCTCTTGTCTATCACACGTTCGGCGGCGACGCTGAAGTCACAGTGATGAACAGATTCAAAGGCAAGGATTTCTTCAAACGCAAATACATCCCGCTCTTCGATACCTTCAAAGAAGACGCCGACAAGGCGTTCTATGTCATCACCGGCGACTTTGTGACTCTCGAAGATGGTACCGGTATCGTCCACATAGCTCCGGGATTCGGCGCCGATGACTACGAAGTCGGCAAACAACACGGCCTGCCGGTTTTCCAGGCAATTCATGCCAACGGCATGTTCAAGGATTTCGCGAAACCCTACAACGGAATGTTCATCAAAGACGCGGATCCGATTATAATCAAAGATTTGAAAACAGCCGGAAGACTGTTCAAGAAAGAACTCTACGAGCACAACTACCCCTTCTGCTGGCGCTGTGATTCACCCCTTATCTACATCGCCCAGCCGTCGTGGTATCTAAAAACAACCCGGTTCAAAGATCAGCTCATTAAGAACAACAATGATATCAACTGGCATCCCGATGATATCCGCACCGGGCGTATGCTCAACTGGCTCGAAAACAATGTCGACTGGTCGCTCTCAAGAGAGAGATTCTGGGGAACGCCCATCCCGATCTGGATCTGCGAAGATCCAAAATGCGGCAAACAGAGAGCTGTCGGCTCCATCGAACAGCTCCGCAAGGAAGCGGTCAGTCTTCCCGACGAAATTGACCTTCATAAACCGATGATGGATGAGGTCAGGCTGACCTGCGAGTGCGGCGGCAAAATGAACCGCATCCCGGAAGTCGTCGATGTATGGTTTGACTCGGGCGCGATGCCGTATGCCCAGTGGCACTACCCCTTTGAGAATAAAGAAGAATTCGAAAAGAAATACCCGGCCGATTTCATATCCGAAGCTGTTGACCAGACTCGCGGGTGGTTCTACTCGCTGCTGGCCATCTCCACCCTGCTTTTCGACAAGGCACCGTTCAAAAACGTCGTCGTGCTTGAATTCATTCTCGACATCGAGGGCAAAAAGATGTCCAAGCACAAAGGTAACGTCATAGATCCGTTCGTCACCGTCGACAACTACGGCGCCGACCCGGTCCGCTGGTATCTTGTCTCCACCTCCAATCCATGGCTTCCGACGAAATTCGGATTGGAAGGACTGGGCGAGGTGGTACGCAAGTATTTCGATACCTTCCGCAACACCTACTCCTTTTTCGCCATCTACGCCAACATCGACAGAATTGTCGAGCGCGCCGATGCCGACGGTATGACCATAGACGCCTTCCTGGAAGAGAAAGCGGGCGAGCCGGAGAGGTTCGACAGGTGGATTATCTCCAAATACAACTCGCTGGTGAAAGAAGTCACGGAATCGTTCGACAGCTACGAGATCACCCGTCCGGTTCGAGCCATTCAGCATTTCGTAATCGAAGAACTTTCGAACTGGTACGTCCGCAACAGTCGCCGTAGATTCTGGGCCGAAGAGGACGACCCGTCAAAGATGCGCGCTTACCTCACCCTCTACCGGGTCCTCGTCGGCGTATGCAGGCTCAGCGCCCCGGTAGCGCCGTTTATGGCGGAGATCATCTGGAAAGAACTCATGGGAGCTTCGCGCGAGAAATTCGGCATACCCCTTTCAGTCCACATGGACGATTACCCCGTAGCCGACGAGTCCCTCATTGACACCGAACTGGAACAAACGATGGATATCGTCGAGAAGATTGTTTCGCTCGGACGCGCGGCCCGTTCCCGCAAAAACCTTAAAGTCAGACAACCCCTGGCGCAACTGATGATAAACCCACCCAAGTGGGTGCCGTCGCAACGGCTTCAGGAGTTTGTCGATATTATTAAGTCCGAGCTCAACATCAAACAGGTCTTCATGGCGGATAACCTCGATAAGCTGGTGACTTACTCCGCCAAGCTCAATTTCAAGACGGCCGGCCCCAAACTCGGCCCCCACGCCAAACAGGCCGCGGCCTTCGTCTCGGGCCTCGAATCCGACCAGGTCAAACAGTTCGCCGAGACAAAAACCTTGACTTTCCAGGCCGACCCGGAGAAAATTGTACTGTCCGACGAAGAAGTTGAGGTCATAAAGACCGAAAATGAAGGCTACGCCGTTGAAAGCGAGGGTCAGCTGACTGTCGCGCTTGATATTCATATGACCGATGAACTCATCGACGAGGGTTTCGCGCGCGAAATCGTCAACAAAGTCCAGAACATGCGCAAAACTTCCGGCTATGAGGTCACCGACCGGATTGATATAAAGATAAACTCCAACGATCAACTGGCCGATGCAGTCAGAAAATACGAAGATTTCATCAAGCGCGAAACTCTTGCGGACCGCATCTCGTTTATTTCGGAGAAGGCATTCGACGGTAGTACCGAATGGAACATAAATGGCGTTAAGGCCGCTATAGCCACAATAAGAAAAAAGCCTGCTGAGGGGTAA
- a CDS encoding YggS family pyridoxal phosphate-dependent enzyme, with translation MKNSISRNLIELHGRIAEACEKYDRDADDITIVAVTKTHPAAIIKTAVAAGIHNIGESKIQEAEPKILEVGQIARFHLVGHLQTNKVKRAVELFDVIQSVDSHRLADEINRRAGEIQRTIECYIEVNTSGESQKFGVEPDECLDLISEVHRMENINLTGLMTVGPNVDDDEPVRDSFRLCHNLFKQAQDIVGDDFDTLSMGMTYDFPLAIAEGATMIRIGTALFGQRDYSD, from the coding sequence GTGAAAAACTCCATATCACGAAATCTGATCGAACTTCACGGCCGCATCGCCGAAGCGTGCGAGAAGTATGACCGCGACGCCGACGACATCACCATCGTCGCCGTAACCAAGACCCACCCCGCCGCTATCATCAAAACGGCTGTCGCCGCCGGCATACACAATATCGGCGAAAGCAAGATACAGGAAGCTGAGCCGAAAATACTCGAGGTCGGTCAGATCGCCAGGTTCCACCTCGTCGGTCATCTTCAAACCAACAAAGTGAAAAGAGCGGTCGAGCTTTTCGATGTCATCCAGTCGGTCGACTCACATAGGCTGGCGGATGAAATCAACCGCCGGGCCGGCGAAATCCAACGCACCATCGAATGCTATATCGAAGTCAATACCTCGGGCGAAAGCCAAAAATTCGGCGTTGAACCCGATGAATGCCTCGACCTGATAAGCGAGGTCCACCGCATGGAAAACATCAACCTGACGGGACTGATGACAGTGGGGCCGAATGTCGATGATGACGAACCGGTCAGGGACTCTTTCCGCCTGTGCCACAACTTGTTCAAGCAGGCACAGGATATTGTCGGCGATGATTTCGATACCCTCTCGATGGGCATGACTTACGACTTCCCGCTCGCCATCGCCGAGGGCGCCACCATGATCCGAATCGGAACAGCCCTGTTCGGACAACGGGACTATTCCGACTGA